One Bombus pyrosoma isolate SC7728 linkage group LG7, ASM1482585v1, whole genome shotgun sequence genomic window carries:
- the LOC122568851 gene encoding uncharacterized protein LOC122568851 isoform X3, with protein sequence METALTYCHSIIIPLHVPAGLSVCQRQFGLMMESEKKIFEMMNKKAAMSKYWMPLVWATNIINRARREALITSDQVVQTLLVELSDIRKRLGALIGYDTVCVPLVYTQVVTLSLYAYFFSALLGRQFIERTDVGSGKYEEPDMYFPFFTALQFCFYVGWLKVAEVLINPFGEDDDDIELNWLIDRHIKAGYMIVDEMHEEHPELLKDQYWDEVVPKDLPYTVASEQYRREEPKGSAEHYKVKDSDALYANVILGPQIHNHVQHRKTHQDDMYADYESVDTPLVERRKNWLQRQITRMGSVRSSSTTYSSGGGFFSRNRHNSVYSSPETGGLPQTNNPNLKMSLYDRLVGRKSIRSQRMGRQGTMTKLNPVPVSLKNRPRIPTPDVTKEVVDREQRLALSATNAANIGAGVVGVIPANGHYPDLSVVQVVLSPIQETEGTPVTGKSGAAALAQAVLSPTLTSAGLVAPVTLTPVTMSQLTQLGLMTTTSASMIKPTNQSNGVPNQATLTEVNSSEEEGSGSGSSRSGSITGQEERSTPLISQDRSTPLIGERSSPVGSDGNPSTFDNYNDRSPILINPEKLGYVVTTMSTTQDGKIDPRGRRSASLPGPPVVQLREDRSMSLPQSPGLQPRENRAASVSNGHEPPNIDRLIVHGKDIRPRTNSIGHDLCRPSHRIQDTSRKISSVSCTNASLSSGLGATPITATTIMPATTPVAGSKRGEVYV encoded by the exons ATGGAGACAGCTTTGACTTATTGCCACTCGATAATTATTCCTCTTCACGTTCCAGCCGGGTTATCGGTTTGCCAGCGACAATTCG GTCTGATGATGGAGTCGGAGAAGAAAATCTTCGAGATGATGAACAAGAAGGCGGCCATGTCGAAGTACTGGATGCCTCTGGTTTGGGCGACGAACATCATCAACAGGGCCAGGAGGGAAGCCTTAATAACTAGCGACCAAGTAGTGCAAACCCTCCTTGTCGAGCTAAGCGACATCCGGAAGAGGCTTGGCGCGCTCATTGGTTACGACACTGTTTGCGTTCCTCTCGTTTACACTCAG GTAGTCACGCTATCGTTGTACGCGTATTTCTTTTCCGCCTTACTCGGCAGACAATTTATCGAACGCACCGACGTAGGAAGCGGAAAATACGAGGAACCGGACatgtattttccatttttcacggCTCTGCAG TTCTGCTTTTACGTGGGATGGCTGAAAGTTGCCGAGGTATTGATCAATCCTTTCGGTGAAGACGACGATGATATCGAGTTAAATTGGCTTATAGATCGTCACATTAAG GCTGGATACATGATCGTGGACGAAATGCACGAGGAACACCCAGAATTGTTGAAAGATCAATATTGGGACGAGGTCGTGCCGAAAGATTTACCGTATACGGTGGCTAGCGAGCAGTACCGACGTGAAGAGCCAAAGGGTTCAGCCGAGCATTATAAGGTCAAAGACAGCGACGCTCTGTATGCAAACGTTATATTGGGCCCACAGATCCACAATCACGTTCAGCATCGCAAGACCCACCAGGATGACATGTACGCCGATTAC GAAAGCGTCGATACTCCGTTGGTCGAGCGAAGGAAAAATTGGCTACAACGACAAATTACTAGAATGGGCTCTGTACGTAGTTCTTCGACCACTTACAGCAGCGGCGGTGGTTTCTTCTCCAGAAATCGTCACAATAGCGTTTATAGCAGCCCTGAAACTGGAGGTTTACCGCAAACGAACAATCCGAATCTTAAGATGTCCCTTTACGATAGGCTAGTTGGACGGAAAAGCATTCGAAGTCAAAGAATGGGTCGACAAG GTACCATGACGAAGTTGAATCCGGTGCCGGTTTCTCTGAAGAACCGACCTCGCATACCGACGCCGGACGTGACGAAAGAAGTAGTCGACCGTGAACAGAGATTAGCTCTATCAGCGACGAACGCGGCGAACATCGGAGCAGGCGTCGTAGGAGTGATACCGGCGAACGGCCACTATCCGGATCTATCGGTCGTGCAGGTCGTGCTCTCGCCCATTCAAGAAACGGAGGGAACGCCTGTAACTGGGAAATCTGGAGCGGCAGCGTTGGCGCAGGCTGTTCTCTCCCCTACTTTGACCAGTGCCGGTCTCGTTGCTCCTGTCACTTTAACACCTGTCACGATGTCGCAGTTAACGCAACTAGGACTGATGACGACAACTTCCGCGTCCATGATCAAACCAACGAATCAAAGCAACGGCGTTCCTAACCAAGCCACCTTAACCGAGGTGAACAGCAGCGAGGAAGAGGGGTCAGGCAGTGGAAGCAGTAGGAGTGGCAGCATTACAGGACAGGAAGAACGTTCCACGCCGTTAATAAGCCAAGACAGAAGCACTCCTCTGATAGGAGAGAGGTCCAGTCCTGTGGGTAGCGACGGTAATCCGTCTACCTTCGACAACTATAACGATCGCTCTCCCATTTTGATAAATCCCGAGAAACTCGGTTACGTGGTTACCACGATGTCGACTACTCAGGATGGTAAGATAGATCCACGTGGCAGGCGATCAGCTTCGTTGCCGGGTCCGCCAGTTGTGCAATTGCGAGAGGACAGGAGTATGTCTCTGCCACAGTCGCCGGGTCTTCAACCGAGGGAAAATCGCGCGGCCTCGGTGTCGAATGGCCACGAACCTCCCAATATAGATAGGCTCATAGTGCACGGAAAGGACATTCGACCGAGAACTAACAGCATCGGCCACGATCTCTGTAGACCGAGTCATCGTATCCAAGACACTTCGAGAAAGATCAGCAGCGTATCCTGTACCAACGCGTCGCTCTCCAGCGGTTTAGGTGCAACACCTATCACGGCGACCACCATAATGCCAGCGACTACTCCGGTTGCTGGCAGCAAGAGGGGAGAGGTGTACGTTTGA
- the LOC122568851 gene encoding uncharacterized protein LOC122568851 isoform X4, producing MFTNRSRLMMESEKKIFEMMNKKAAMSKYWMPLVWATNIINRARREALITSDQVVQTLLVELSDIRKRLGALIGYDTVCVPLVYTQVVTLSLYAYFFSALLGRQFIERTDVGSGKYEEPDMYFPFFTALQFCFYVGWLKVAEVLINPFGEDDDDIELNWLIDRHIKAGYMIVDEMHEEHPELLKDQYWDEVVPKDLPYTVASEQYRREEPKGSAEHYKVKDSDALYANVILGPQIHNHVQHRKTHQDDMYADYESVDTPLVERRKNWLQRQITRMGSVRSSSTTYSSGGGFFSRNRHNSVYSSPETGGLPQTNNPNLKMSLYDRLVGRKSIRSQRMGRQGTMTKLNPVPVSLKNRPRIPTPDVTKEVVDREQRLALSATNAANIGAGVVGVIPANGHYPDLSVVQVVLSPIQETEGTPVTGKSGAAALAQAVLSPTLTSAGLVAPVTLTPVTMSQLTQLGLMTTTSASMIKPTNQSNGVPNQATLTEVNSSEEEGSGSGSSRSGSITGQEERSTPLISQDRSTPLIGERSSPVGSDGNPSTFDNYNDRSPILINPEKLGYVVTTMSTTQDGKIDPRGRRSASLPGPPVVQLREDRSMSLPQSPGLQPRENRAASVSNGHEPPNIDRLIVHGKDIRPRTNSIGHDLCRPSHRIQDTSRKISSVSCTNASLSSGLGATPITATTIMPATTPVAGSKRGEVYV from the exons ATGTTTACGAACCGGTCAC GTCTGATGATGGAGTCGGAGAAGAAAATCTTCGAGATGATGAACAAGAAGGCGGCCATGTCGAAGTACTGGATGCCTCTGGTTTGGGCGACGAACATCATCAACAGGGCCAGGAGGGAAGCCTTAATAACTAGCGACCAAGTAGTGCAAACCCTCCTTGTCGAGCTAAGCGACATCCGGAAGAGGCTTGGCGCGCTCATTGGTTACGACACTGTTTGCGTTCCTCTCGTTTACACTCAG GTAGTCACGCTATCGTTGTACGCGTATTTCTTTTCCGCCTTACTCGGCAGACAATTTATCGAACGCACCGACGTAGGAAGCGGAAAATACGAGGAACCGGACatgtattttccatttttcacggCTCTGCAG TTCTGCTTTTACGTGGGATGGCTGAAAGTTGCCGAGGTATTGATCAATCCTTTCGGTGAAGACGACGATGATATCGAGTTAAATTGGCTTATAGATCGTCACATTAAG GCTGGATACATGATCGTGGACGAAATGCACGAGGAACACCCAGAATTGTTGAAAGATCAATATTGGGACGAGGTCGTGCCGAAAGATTTACCGTATACGGTGGCTAGCGAGCAGTACCGACGTGAAGAGCCAAAGGGTTCAGCCGAGCATTATAAGGTCAAAGACAGCGACGCTCTGTATGCAAACGTTATATTGGGCCCACAGATCCACAATCACGTTCAGCATCGCAAGACCCACCAGGATGACATGTACGCCGATTAC GAAAGCGTCGATACTCCGTTGGTCGAGCGAAGGAAAAATTGGCTACAACGACAAATTACTAGAATGGGCTCTGTACGTAGTTCTTCGACCACTTACAGCAGCGGCGGTGGTTTCTTCTCCAGAAATCGTCACAATAGCGTTTATAGCAGCCCTGAAACTGGAGGTTTACCGCAAACGAACAATCCGAATCTTAAGATGTCCCTTTACGATAGGCTAGTTGGACGGAAAAGCATTCGAAGTCAAAGAATGGGTCGACAAG GTACCATGACGAAGTTGAATCCGGTGCCGGTTTCTCTGAAGAACCGACCTCGCATACCGACGCCGGACGTGACGAAAGAAGTAGTCGACCGTGAACAGAGATTAGCTCTATCAGCGACGAACGCGGCGAACATCGGAGCAGGCGTCGTAGGAGTGATACCGGCGAACGGCCACTATCCGGATCTATCGGTCGTGCAGGTCGTGCTCTCGCCCATTCAAGAAACGGAGGGAACGCCTGTAACTGGGAAATCTGGAGCGGCAGCGTTGGCGCAGGCTGTTCTCTCCCCTACTTTGACCAGTGCCGGTCTCGTTGCTCCTGTCACTTTAACACCTGTCACGATGTCGCAGTTAACGCAACTAGGACTGATGACGACAACTTCCGCGTCCATGATCAAACCAACGAATCAAAGCAACGGCGTTCCTAACCAAGCCACCTTAACCGAGGTGAACAGCAGCGAGGAAGAGGGGTCAGGCAGTGGAAGCAGTAGGAGTGGCAGCATTACAGGACAGGAAGAACGTTCCACGCCGTTAATAAGCCAAGACAGAAGCACTCCTCTGATAGGAGAGAGGTCCAGTCCTGTGGGTAGCGACGGTAATCCGTCTACCTTCGACAACTATAACGATCGCTCTCCCATTTTGATAAATCCCGAGAAACTCGGTTACGTGGTTACCACGATGTCGACTACTCAGGATGGTAAGATAGATCCACGTGGCAGGCGATCAGCTTCGTTGCCGGGTCCGCCAGTTGTGCAATTGCGAGAGGACAGGAGTATGTCTCTGCCACAGTCGCCGGGTCTTCAACCGAGGGAAAATCGCGCGGCCTCGGTGTCGAATGGCCACGAACCTCCCAATATAGATAGGCTCATAGTGCACGGAAAGGACATTCGACCGAGAACTAACAGCATCGGCCACGATCTCTGTAGACCGAGTCATCGTATCCAAGACACTTCGAGAAAGATCAGCAGCGTATCCTGTACCAACGCGTCGCTCTCCAGCGGTTTAGGTGCAACACCTATCACGGCGACCACCATAATGCCAGCGACTACTCCGGTTGCTGGCAGCAAGAGGGGAGAGGTGTACGTTTGA
- the LOC122568851 gene encoding uncharacterized protein LOC122568851 isoform X5 gives MMESEKKIFEMMNKKAAMSKYWMPLVWATNIINRARREALITSDQVVQTLLVELSDIRKRLGALIGYDTVCVPLVYTQVVTLSLYAYFFSALLGRQFIERTDVGSGKYEEPDMYFPFFTALQFCFYVGWLKVAEVLINPFGEDDDDIELNWLIDRHIKAGYMIVDEMHEEHPELLKDQYWDEVVPKDLPYTVASEQYRREEPKGSAEHYKVKDSDALYANVILGPQIHNHVQHRKTHQDDMYADYESVDTPLVERRKNWLQRQITRMGSVRSSSTTYSSGGGFFSRNRHNSVYSSPETGGLPQTNNPNLKMSLYDRLVGRKSIRSQRMGRQGTMTKLNPVPVSLKNRPRIPTPDVTKEVVDREQRLALSATNAANIGAGVVGVIPANGHYPDLSVVQVVLSPIQETEGTPVTGKSGAAALAQAVLSPTLTSAGLVAPVTLTPVTMSQLTQLGLMTTTSASMIKPTNQSNGVPNQATLTEVNSSEEEGSGSGSSRSGSITGQEERSTPLISQDRSTPLIGERSSPVGSDGNPSTFDNYNDRSPILINPEKLGYVVTTMSTTQDGKIDPRGRRSASLPGPPVVQLREDRSMSLPQSPGLQPRENRAASVSNGHEPPNIDRLIVHGKDIRPRTNSIGHDLCRPSHRIQDTSRKISSVSCTNASLSSGLGATPITATTIMPATTPVAGSKRGEVYV, from the exons ATGATGGAGTCGGAGAAGAAAATCTTCGAGATGATGAACAAGAAGGCGGCCATGTCGAAGTACTGGATGCCTCTGGTTTGGGCGACGAACATCATCAACAGGGCCAGGAGGGAAGCCTTAATAACTAGCGACCAAGTAGTGCAAACCCTCCTTGTCGAGCTAAGCGACATCCGGAAGAGGCTTGGCGCGCTCATTGGTTACGACACTGTTTGCGTTCCTCTCGTTTACACTCAG GTAGTCACGCTATCGTTGTACGCGTATTTCTTTTCCGCCTTACTCGGCAGACAATTTATCGAACGCACCGACGTAGGAAGCGGAAAATACGAGGAACCGGACatgtattttccatttttcacggCTCTGCAG TTCTGCTTTTACGTGGGATGGCTGAAAGTTGCCGAGGTATTGATCAATCCTTTCGGTGAAGACGACGATGATATCGAGTTAAATTGGCTTATAGATCGTCACATTAAG GCTGGATACATGATCGTGGACGAAATGCACGAGGAACACCCAGAATTGTTGAAAGATCAATATTGGGACGAGGTCGTGCCGAAAGATTTACCGTATACGGTGGCTAGCGAGCAGTACCGACGTGAAGAGCCAAAGGGTTCAGCCGAGCATTATAAGGTCAAAGACAGCGACGCTCTGTATGCAAACGTTATATTGGGCCCACAGATCCACAATCACGTTCAGCATCGCAAGACCCACCAGGATGACATGTACGCCGATTAC GAAAGCGTCGATACTCCGTTGGTCGAGCGAAGGAAAAATTGGCTACAACGACAAATTACTAGAATGGGCTCTGTACGTAGTTCTTCGACCACTTACAGCAGCGGCGGTGGTTTCTTCTCCAGAAATCGTCACAATAGCGTTTATAGCAGCCCTGAAACTGGAGGTTTACCGCAAACGAACAATCCGAATCTTAAGATGTCCCTTTACGATAGGCTAGTTGGACGGAAAAGCATTCGAAGTCAAAGAATGGGTCGACAAG GTACCATGACGAAGTTGAATCCGGTGCCGGTTTCTCTGAAGAACCGACCTCGCATACCGACGCCGGACGTGACGAAAGAAGTAGTCGACCGTGAACAGAGATTAGCTCTATCAGCGACGAACGCGGCGAACATCGGAGCAGGCGTCGTAGGAGTGATACCGGCGAACGGCCACTATCCGGATCTATCGGTCGTGCAGGTCGTGCTCTCGCCCATTCAAGAAACGGAGGGAACGCCTGTAACTGGGAAATCTGGAGCGGCAGCGTTGGCGCAGGCTGTTCTCTCCCCTACTTTGACCAGTGCCGGTCTCGTTGCTCCTGTCACTTTAACACCTGTCACGATGTCGCAGTTAACGCAACTAGGACTGATGACGACAACTTCCGCGTCCATGATCAAACCAACGAATCAAAGCAACGGCGTTCCTAACCAAGCCACCTTAACCGAGGTGAACAGCAGCGAGGAAGAGGGGTCAGGCAGTGGAAGCAGTAGGAGTGGCAGCATTACAGGACAGGAAGAACGTTCCACGCCGTTAATAAGCCAAGACAGAAGCACTCCTCTGATAGGAGAGAGGTCCAGTCCTGTGGGTAGCGACGGTAATCCGTCTACCTTCGACAACTATAACGATCGCTCTCCCATTTTGATAAATCCCGAGAAACTCGGTTACGTGGTTACCACGATGTCGACTACTCAGGATGGTAAGATAGATCCACGTGGCAGGCGATCAGCTTCGTTGCCGGGTCCGCCAGTTGTGCAATTGCGAGAGGACAGGAGTATGTCTCTGCCACAGTCGCCGGGTCTTCAACCGAGGGAAAATCGCGCGGCCTCGGTGTCGAATGGCCACGAACCTCCCAATATAGATAGGCTCATAGTGCACGGAAAGGACATTCGACCGAGAACTAACAGCATCGGCCACGATCTCTGTAGACCGAGTCATCGTATCCAAGACACTTCGAGAAAGATCAGCAGCGTATCCTGTACCAACGCGTCGCTCTCCAGCGGTTTAGGTGCAACACCTATCACGGCGACCACCATAATGCCAGCGACTACTCCGGTTGCTGGCAGCAAGAGGGGAGAGGTGTACGTTTGA